From the genome of Rathayibacter sp. VKM Ac-2759, one region includes:
- a CDS encoding transglycosylase domain-containing protein has product MSAQGTTRGGMLARVLAIAGASIAGGLLITVGVTPALAVTGLAENNPIGLFETVPEYLELGQLAQKTEIYAKNTDGSDQLLASFYAQNREEVAFDQVSQFVKDAAVATEDPRFYEHGGVDLQGTIRAVLSNVFGGDLQGGSSITQQYVKNVLVQKAESLSDTDPAASEAAYAEATATTPERKLKEMKLAVDLEKKYSKDDILLGYLNIAGFGGQVYGIQAAAEYYFSTTAANLTLAQSASLIATVNNPNNLRIDVPENIPENKVRRDYVLDQMLQEGKIAQADHDAAVAEEVVPAINPIQTGCQTAGNAAFFCDYVTRVIQNDPAFGDTENARFANFQRGGYKIYTTLDRDLQDVATSATNQWVPKTPVDDVNIGSATVSMEVGTGRVLAMVQNKDYDAAGSVNGENFSAINFNTDTAYGGSAGFQVGSTYKVFTLAQWLANGHTIYETVNGRERTFEDFPASCAPGGEWNGEFEVNNDESENGTFSVLQGTMRSINTVFVAMAQQLDLCSIRDQAAAFGVKTASGAELSYFPSAILGSADQIAPLSMVTAFAGFANNGTACSAIAIDSITDSAGAAVPPPVSTCNQALSPELTAVATDALQDVVTGGTAAASDPEDGIEHIGKTGTTDEAVHTWMDGASTRVATVVWVGNITGDASMRNVLVRNTESGTRAYASNLRHYIWNAVMTRADEKYGGDDFAEPSSALLNGRQVTVPNVTGQSIDDATETLEDLGFDVEEGATVDSAAAAGTVAGTDPGAGTTAPRYSSITLLVSNGSQMPAPATQAPTTAPSATETPEATPAPAATETPAVTPTPTSTGDVEE; this is encoded by the coding sequence ATGTCTGCGCAAGGAACCACCCGCGGCGGCATGCTCGCCCGCGTGCTCGCGATCGCCGGAGCGAGCATCGCCGGCGGTCTGCTGATCACCGTCGGCGTCACGCCCGCCCTCGCCGTCACCGGCCTCGCCGAGAACAACCCGATCGGTCTGTTCGAGACCGTGCCGGAGTACCTCGAGCTGGGCCAGCTGGCGCAGAAGACCGAGATCTACGCCAAGAACACCGACGGCTCCGACCAGCTGCTCGCCTCCTTCTACGCGCAGAACCGCGAGGAGGTGGCCTTCGACCAGGTCAGCCAGTTCGTGAAGGACGCCGCGGTCGCCACGGAGGATCCGCGCTTCTACGAGCACGGCGGAGTCGACCTGCAGGGCACGATCCGCGCGGTCCTCAGCAATGTGTTCGGCGGCGACCTGCAGGGCGGATCCTCGATCACGCAGCAGTACGTGAAGAACGTGCTCGTGCAGAAGGCCGAGTCGCTGAGCGACACCGACCCCGCCGCCTCCGAGGCCGCCTACGCGGAAGCGACCGCGACCACTCCCGAGCGCAAGCTCAAGGAGATGAAGCTCGCCGTCGACCTCGAGAAGAAGTACAGCAAGGACGACATCCTCCTGGGCTACCTGAACATCGCCGGCTTCGGCGGGCAGGTCTACGGGATCCAGGCGGCGGCCGAGTACTACTTCTCGACGACGGCCGCGAACCTCACGCTGGCGCAGTCGGCGAGCCTCATCGCCACGGTCAACAACCCCAACAACCTGCGCATCGACGTGCCCGAGAACATCCCCGAGAACAAGGTCCGCCGCGACTACGTCCTCGACCAGATGCTCCAGGAGGGGAAGATCGCCCAGGCCGACCACGACGCGGCCGTCGCGGAGGAGGTCGTCCCGGCGATCAATCCGATCCAGACCGGCTGCCAGACCGCCGGGAACGCGGCCTTCTTCTGCGACTACGTCACCCGGGTGATCCAGAACGACCCGGCCTTCGGCGACACCGAGAACGCGCGCTTCGCGAACTTCCAGCGCGGCGGCTACAAGATCTACACGACGCTCGACCGCGACCTCCAGGACGTCGCGACCTCGGCGACGAACCAGTGGGTCCCGAAGACGCCCGTCGACGACGTGAACATCGGCAGCGCGACCGTGTCGATGGAGGTCGGCACCGGGCGCGTGCTCGCCATGGTGCAGAACAAGGACTACGACGCCGCCGGCTCGGTCAACGGCGAGAACTTCTCGGCGATCAACTTCAACACCGACACCGCCTACGGAGGGTCGGCCGGGTTCCAGGTCGGCTCGACCTACAAGGTCTTCACCCTCGCGCAGTGGCTCGCGAACGGGCACACCATCTACGAGACCGTGAACGGCCGCGAGCGCACCTTCGAGGACTTCCCCGCCTCCTGCGCACCCGGGGGCGAGTGGAACGGCGAGTTCGAGGTCAACAACGACGAGAGCGAGAACGGGACCTTCAGCGTTCTCCAGGGCACCATGCGCTCGATCAACACGGTCTTCGTCGCGATGGCGCAGCAGCTGGACCTCTGCTCGATCCGCGACCAGGCGGCCGCGTTCGGCGTGAAGACGGCGTCCGGTGCGGAGCTGAGCTACTTCCCCTCGGCGATCCTCGGCTCGGCCGACCAGATCGCCCCGCTCTCGATGGTGACGGCGTTCGCCGGCTTCGCCAACAACGGCACGGCCTGCAGTGCGATCGCGATCGACTCGATCACCGACTCGGCCGGCGCCGCTGTGCCGCCTCCCGTCTCGACCTGCAACCAGGCGCTCTCCCCCGAGCTGACGGCGGTCGCGACGGACGCCCTCCAGGACGTCGTCACGGGCGGTACGGCCGCCGCGTCCGATCCCGAGGACGGCATCGAGCACATCGGCAAGACCGGGACGACAGACGAGGCGGTGCACACCTGGATGGACGGAGCATCGACGCGCGTCGCCACGGTCGTCTGGGTCGGCAACATCACCGGTGACGCCTCGATGCGGAACGTCCTCGTGCGGAACACCGAGTCCGGCACCCGCGCGTACGCCTCGAACCTCCGGCACTACATCTGGAACGCGGTGATGACCCGCGCCGATGAGAAGTACGGCGGAGACGACTTCGCCGAGCCCTCCAGCGCCCTGCTGAACGGACGCCAGGTCACCGTCCCGAACGTGACCGGCCAGTCGATCGACGACGCGACCGAGACCCTCGAGGACCTCGGCTTCGACGTCGAGGAGGGCGCGACCGTCGACTCCGCGGCAGCCGCCGGCACCGTCGCGGGCACCGATCCCGGTGCGGGGACGACCGCTCCGCGCTACTCGAGCATCACCCTGCTCGTGAGCAACGGCTCGCAGATGCCGGCACCCGCGACGCAGGCGCCCACGACGGCGCCGTCCGCGACCGAGACACCGGAGGCGACTCCCGCGCCGGCCGCCACGGAGACACCGGCCGTGACCCCGACGCCCACGTCGACCGGGGACGTCGAGGAGTGA
- the cofC gene encoding 2-phospho-L-lactate guanylyltransferase — protein sequence MSTGWSAVVVFKGRGSSKTRLELEARSALAEAFLLDTLAAVRSAHDVATLVLVTSDAEAAARAVAADPGVVVVADPGTLNAAVAIGVAHALTARPSARVIALTGDLPALAPADLDRALRTPVALPAVVPDRAGTGTTALLLDARTTVTPAFGPGSFARHLAAGCTAVDVPRSSTLRLDVDTVDDLRDAEAAGVGPRTARALEAAA from the coding sequence GTGAGCACCGGCTGGAGCGCCGTCGTCGTCTTCAAGGGCCGCGGCTCGTCGAAGACGCGGCTGGAGCTCGAGGCGCGGTCCGCGCTGGCCGAGGCGTTCCTCCTCGACACTCTGGCGGCCGTGCGCTCGGCGCACGACGTCGCGACACTGGTGCTCGTCACCTCCGACGCGGAGGCGGCGGCCCGGGCGGTCGCGGCCGATCCCGGCGTCGTCGTGGTCGCCGATCCCGGCACCCTGAACGCAGCCGTGGCGATCGGAGTGGCGCACGCGCTGACCGCACGGCCGTCGGCACGCGTCATCGCGCTCACCGGCGACCTTCCCGCGCTCGCGCCCGCCGATCTCGACCGCGCGCTCCGCACGCCCGTCGCTCTGCCGGCCGTCGTTCCCGACCGGGCGGGGACGGGGACCACGGCGCTGCTCCTCGATGCCCGCACGACGGTCACGCCCGCCTTCGGCCCCGGCTCGTTCGCGCGTCATCTCGCGGCCGGCTGCACGGCCGTCGACGTGCCGCGCTCCTCCACCCTGCGGCTAGACGTCGACACCGTCGACGACCTGCGCGACGCGGAGGCGGCCGGCGTCGGCCCGCGCACCGCCCGGGCCCTCGAGGCCGCGGCCTGA
- the cofE gene encoding coenzyme F420-0:L-glutamate ligase, translated as MSATRVQAWTLDGIPEVVPGDDLLELILASVASAAEEDRPIDGDILVVTSKIVSKAEGRLVAAEDREDAITAETVRVVATRAHAHGVTRIVENRLGIVQAAAGVDSSNVADGTVLLLPVDPDDSARRLCAGLRERLGARVAVIVSDTLGRAWRVGQTDAAIGAAGLDVVDDLRGATDALGRTLGVTMPAVADEIAALGDLVKGKSSGRPVAIVRGLERLVTGLDAPGARTLTRTGPDDMFRLGADEAYAEGFAAGRAAAGER; from the coding sequence GTGAGTGCGACGCGAGTGCAGGCCTGGACCCTCGACGGGATCCCCGAGGTCGTGCCCGGCGACGACCTCCTCGAGCTGATCCTCGCCTCCGTCGCCTCGGCTGCCGAGGAGGACCGCCCGATCGACGGCGACATCCTCGTGGTGACCAGCAAGATCGTCTCGAAGGCGGAGGGCAGGCTCGTCGCCGCCGAGGACCGCGAGGACGCGATCACCGCCGAGACCGTCCGCGTCGTCGCCACCCGCGCGCACGCCCACGGCGTCACGCGCATCGTCGAGAACCGGCTCGGCATCGTCCAGGCCGCGGCGGGCGTCGACTCGAGCAACGTCGCCGACGGCACGGTGCTGCTCCTGCCGGTGGATCCGGACGACTCGGCCCGTCGCCTCTGCGCGGGTCTGCGCGAGCGCCTCGGCGCCCGGGTCGCCGTGATCGTCAGCGACACCCTGGGCCGGGCGTGGCGCGTGGGCCAGACCGACGCGGCGATCGGAGCGGCCGGTCTCGACGTCGTCGACGACCTCCGCGGAGCGACCGACGCGCTCGGGCGCACTCTCGGCGTCACCATGCCGGCCGTCGCCGACGAGATCGCGGCGCTCGGCGACCTGGTGAAGGGCAAGTCGAGCGGCCGCCCGGTCGCGATCGTCCGCGGGCTGGAGCGGCTCGTGACCGGGCTCGACGCGCCCGGGGCGCGCACGCTGACCCGCACCGGCCCCGACGACATGTTCCGGCTCGGCGCCGACGAGGCGTACGCCGAGGGCTTCGCAGCGGGCAGGGCCGCCGCGGGGGAGCGGTGA
- a CDS encoding aminotransferase class IV has product MSSPVLVEIVSGAALLRDPDAGLVRVDEPGYLRGDGVFETLAVIHGRPHGLDEHLRRLRASAEAIGLPLPDDEAWTAAVALALDEHDEGEDLSVRLVAGWRDADGARCTVRVEPTADSRALRTSGVAVAVLDRGYARGATDAAPWLLGGVKTTSGAVTRAALREARLRDADDVVWRTSDSWLLEGATSSLVLLLDGALVTPDAGRGILDGTTVERVLAIGADRGLASARRALPVAALTGAEAAWLVSSTRRAIPIRAVDGTPLAIDHALTAAFEAGLLAG; this is encoded by the coding sequence ATGAGCTCCCCCGTCCTCGTCGAGATCGTCTCCGGTGCCGCACTGCTGCGTGATCCCGATGCGGGGCTCGTGCGCGTCGACGAGCCCGGCTACCTGCGGGGCGACGGCGTCTTCGAGACCCTGGCGGTGATCCACGGCCGGCCGCACGGGCTCGACGAGCACCTGCGCCGGCTCAGGGCCTCTGCGGAGGCGATCGGTCTGCCGCTCCCCGACGACGAGGCGTGGACCGCCGCCGTGGCGCTCGCGCTCGACGAGCACGACGAGGGCGAGGACCTCTCGGTGCGCCTGGTCGCCGGATGGCGCGACGCCGACGGGGCGCGCTGCACCGTCCGCGTCGAGCCGACCGCCGATTCCCGCGCCCTCCGCACGAGCGGAGTCGCGGTGGCCGTCCTCGACCGCGGATACGCGCGCGGCGCGACCGACGCGGCGCCGTGGCTGCTCGGCGGCGTGAAGACGACCTCGGGAGCCGTCACCCGCGCCGCTCTGCGCGAGGCCCGCCTCCGCGACGCCGACGACGTGGTCTGGCGCACGAGCGACAGCTGGCTGCTCGAGGGCGCGACGTCGAGCCTGGTGCTGCTGCTCGACGGTGCGCTGGTGACTCCCGATGCCGGCCGCGGCATCCTCGACGGGACGACGGTGGAGCGGGTGCTGGCGATCGGTGCCGACCGCGGCCTCGCCTCGGCGCGCCGCGCCCTGCCGGTCGCCGCCCTGACCGGGGCGGAGGCGGCCTGGCTCGTCTCGAGCACGCGTCGCGCGATCCCGATCCGGGCGGTCGACGGCACCCCGCTGGCGATCGACCACGCCCTCACCGCCGCCTTCGAGGCCGGCCTGCTCGCCGGCTGA
- a CDS encoding MFS transporter, producing MSADVDPAEKGRRAVLVVAVLASFVAFLDGTVVNVALPAISRELGGGLVTQQWVVDGYLITLGALILVAGSLADRIGRARSMTIGLIGFGVTSLLCAAAPTAEVLIVARMLQGAAGAILVPSSLALIIATVRGAAQAKTIGAWTAWTGTATIAGPVIGGLLVDAGSWRYVFALNVVPIAVTLVLLRRLGHVDSGTRVPIDGVGAVLGVVGLGGPVFALIEQERLGFGDPLVLTALIGGVAALVAFVLWERRAPHPMLPLSLFATRNFTVGNVATALIYGALSFGFFALGLFLQQGLGFSATLAGVATLPPTILLLLLSQYAGSLSARFGPRLFMGLGPLVAGGGFLLMVGASEPGDYLTRLLPGIVLFGLGLAVTVAPLTATILGAVSSEHSGVGSAVNNAVSRIAGLVAIAATSLIVGDTLDAGGFARAALATAALLVGGGLVSLVGIRNPSRA from the coding sequence GTGAGCGCCGACGTCGACCCCGCGGAGAAGGGGCGTCGCGCCGTCCTCGTCGTGGCGGTCCTCGCCTCCTTCGTCGCCTTCCTCGACGGCACGGTCGTCAACGTGGCGCTCCCGGCGATCTCGCGGGAGCTGGGCGGCGGCCTCGTCACCCAGCAGTGGGTCGTCGACGGGTACCTGATCACGCTCGGCGCGCTGATCCTGGTGGCGGGATCCCTCGCCGACCGCATCGGCCGCGCCCGGAGCATGACCATCGGTCTGATCGGCTTCGGTGTGACGTCGCTCCTGTGCGCCGCGGCTCCGACGGCCGAGGTGCTGATCGTGGCGCGGATGCTGCAGGGCGCGGCGGGGGCGATCCTCGTCCCGAGCTCCCTCGCCCTGATCATCGCGACGGTGCGCGGCGCCGCCCAGGCGAAGACGATCGGTGCCTGGACCGCCTGGACCGGCACCGCGACGATCGCCGGTCCCGTCATCGGCGGACTCCTGGTCGACGCCGGCTCCTGGCGCTACGTCTTCGCCCTGAACGTCGTGCCGATCGCCGTCACGCTCGTGCTGCTGCGGCGGCTCGGACACGTCGACTCCGGGACCCGGGTGCCGATCGACGGCGTCGGTGCGGTCCTCGGAGTGGTGGGGCTCGGCGGTCCGGTCTTCGCGCTCATCGAGCAGGAGCGGCTCGGCTTCGGCGACCCGCTCGTGCTCACCGCCCTGATCGGCGGAGTGGCGGCGCTCGTCGCCTTCGTGCTGTGGGAGCGGCGCGCACCGCATCCGATGCTGCCGCTGTCGTTGTTCGCGACGCGCAACTTCACCGTGGGCAACGTGGCGACCGCGCTGATCTACGGCGCGCTCTCGTTCGGCTTCTTCGCGCTCGGGCTGTTCCTGCAGCAGGGTCTCGGCTTCTCGGCGACCCTCGCGGGAGTGGCGACGCTGCCGCCGACGATCCTGTTGCTCCTGCTGTCGCAGTACGCGGGCTCGCTCTCGGCGCGCTTCGGCCCGCGGTTGTTCATGGGGCTCGGTCCACTGGTCGCGGGCGGGGGATTCCTCCTGATGGTCGGAGCGAGCGAGCCGGGCGACTACCTGACCCGGCTGCTGCCCGGGATCGTCCTGTTCGGTCTCGGCCTCGCGGTGACCGTCGCCCCGCTGACCGCGACGATCCTCGGTGCGGTGTCGAGCGAGCACAGCGGAGTCGGCTCCGCCGTCAACAACGCGGTCTCGCGCATCGCGGGCCTGGTCGCCATCGCCGCCACCTCCCTCATCGTCGGCGACACCCTCGATGCGGGCGGCTTCGCCCGGGCCGCCCTCGCGACCGCCGCCCTGCTCGTCGGCGGCGGCCTCGTCTCCCTGGTCGGCATCCGCAACCCGTCGCGCGCCTGA
- a CDS encoding DNA/RNA non-specific endonuclease: protein MTGFDGSFLGPVVGPLRPASERETRELPYTHFEVLLDPERRLALSTAVNIDGAQLVELGRGDDWHLDDRVPASEQTGPEVYARNDFDRGHLVRRRDPVWGEPAEARAANTDSFCYTNAAPQASGFNQSKELWLGLETLVLDYAQTWRTRLDVFTGPVLADDDPVYRGVGIPRRFWKIAAWSPDGETLAASAYLLDQSDLVEGITREGLVPLGGFRTFQVAVSQIGELTGLDVDVLAAADVRGNEGLRPSPPRELTAPQDVAAGLAAR from the coding sequence GTGACCGGCTTCGACGGCTCGTTCCTCGGCCCGGTGGTCGGCCCGCTCCGCCCCGCCTCCGAGCGCGAGACCCGCGAGCTGCCGTACACGCACTTCGAGGTGCTGCTCGACCCCGAGCGGCGGCTGGCCCTGTCGACCGCGGTGAACATCGACGGCGCCCAGCTGGTCGAGCTCGGCCGCGGCGACGACTGGCACCTCGACGACCGCGTCCCCGCCTCCGAGCAGACGGGCCCCGAGGTCTACGCCCGCAACGACTTCGACCGCGGCCACCTCGTCCGCCGCCGAGACCCGGTGTGGGGCGAGCCGGCCGAGGCGCGCGCGGCGAACACCGACAGCTTCTGCTACACGAACGCGGCGCCGCAGGCGAGCGGCTTCAACCAGTCGAAGGAGCTGTGGCTCGGCCTCGAGACGCTGGTGCTCGACTACGCGCAGACGTGGCGCACCCGCCTCGACGTCTTCACCGGGCCCGTGCTCGCCGACGACGACCCGGTGTACCGCGGAGTCGGCATCCCGCGCCGGTTCTGGAAGATCGCGGCCTGGAGTCCCGACGGCGAGACCCTCGCGGCCAGCGCCTATCTCCTCGACCAGTCCGACCTCGTCGAGGGCATCACCCGCGAGGGCCTCGTGCCGCTGGGCGGGTTCCGCACCTTCCAGGTCGCCGTCTCGCAGATCGGCGAGCTGACGGGGCTGGACGTCGACGTGCTCGCGGCGGCGGACGTCCGCGGAAACGAGGGCCTGCGCCCCTCTCCGCCGCGCGAGCTGACGGCTCCGCAGGACGTCGCGGCCGGTCTCGCCGCCCGCTGA
- a CDS encoding YceI family protein, with product MTDTITIPGYKAGTWVIDPTHSEVGFSVRHLMISKVKGKFERFTATFTTGENPLDSKVEATAEVASVNTNEPNRDGHLRTGDFFEAEKYPEIHFVSTAVRANGDDFLVDGELTIKDVTKPVTFEVEFGGFGSDPYGNYKAGLTAKTTIDRTDFGLTYNAALETGGVLIGEKVTITLDLQAAHQA from the coding sequence ATGACGGACACGATCACCATCCCCGGTTACAAGGCCGGCACCTGGGTCATCGACCCCACGCACAGCGAGGTCGGCTTCAGCGTCCGTCACCTCATGATCAGCAAGGTCAAGGGCAAGTTCGAGCGCTTCACCGCGACGTTCACCACCGGTGAGAACCCGCTCGACTCCAAGGTCGAGGCGACCGCCGAGGTCGCCTCCGTCAACACCAACGAGCCCAACCGCGACGGCCACCTCCGCACCGGCGACTTCTTCGAGGCCGAGAAGTACCCCGAGATCCACTTCGTGTCGACCGCGGTCCGCGCGAACGGCGACGACTTCCTCGTCGACGGCGAGCTGACCATCAAGGACGTCACCAAGCCCGTCACGTTCGAGGTCGAGTTCGGCGGCTTCGGCTCGGACCCCTACGGCAACTACAAGGCCGGTCTGACCGCCAAGACGACGATCGACCGCACCGACTTCGGTCTCACCTACAACGCCGCCCTCGAGACCGGTGGCGTGCTCATCGGCGAGAAGGTCACCATCACCCTCGACCTGCAGGCCGCGCACCAGGCGTAG
- a CDS encoding phosphatase domain-containing protein — protein MPLTPESKPMSAGAAEVLHRAARLEDRIHAFRMRRVKRKGYVARVIPYTGYGTTVQLRVLARVLYTRPTPPGADEVRPVEGVRGWRSFTSVFVNGAKVTVEVDGQRHEIIADRGGVVDADIPITLDPGWHTITFLTAGATPVEAPVFIASPEARIGLVSDVDDTVMVTALPRPFIAFWNTFVLDEHARMPTPGMAVFLDRFARRNEGSPVIYLSTGAWNVAPALTRFLSRHLYPSGALLLTDWGPTHDRWFRSGKQHKEENLRRLAAEFPDVRWLLVGDDGQHDEEIYSDFAHEHPDRVAAIAIRQLSTGEAVLAGGRSKAADRSETSGTTWVYAPDGAGISEQLAELGIV, from the coding sequence ATGCCGCTGACGCCTGAGAGCAAGCCGATGAGCGCCGGGGCGGCCGAGGTCCTGCACCGCGCCGCCCGCCTCGAGGACCGGATCCACGCGTTCCGGATGCGGCGGGTGAAGCGCAAGGGCTACGTCGCCCGGGTCATCCCGTACACCGGCTACGGGACGACCGTGCAGCTGAGGGTCCTCGCCCGCGTGCTCTACACCCGGCCGACCCCGCCCGGTGCCGACGAGGTGCGGCCGGTCGAGGGCGTCCGGGGCTGGCGGAGCTTCACCAGCGTCTTCGTGAACGGCGCGAAGGTGACGGTCGAGGTCGACGGCCAGCGTCACGAGATCATCGCCGACCGTGGCGGAGTCGTCGACGCCGACATCCCGATCACGCTCGACCCGGGATGGCACACGATCACCTTCCTCACCGCGGGCGCGACTCCGGTCGAGGCCCCCGTCTTCATCGCCAGCCCCGAGGCGCGCATCGGCCTCGTCTCGGACGTCGACGACACGGTGATGGTCACCGCGCTCCCCCGGCCGTTCATCGCGTTCTGGAACACGTTCGTCCTCGACGAGCACGCCCGGATGCCCACCCCGGGCATGGCCGTGTTCCTCGACCGGTTCGCCCGGCGGAACGAGGGCTCTCCTGTGATCTACCTCTCGACCGGGGCGTGGAACGTCGCGCCGGCGCTCACCCGGTTCCTCTCGCGGCACCTCTACCCGTCGGGCGCGCTGCTGCTCACCGACTGGGGGCCCACGCACGACCGCTGGTTCCGCAGCGGGAAGCAGCACAAGGAGGAGAACCTCCGCCGTCTCGCCGCCGAGTTCCCGGACGTGCGATGGCTCCTCGTCGGCGACGACGGCCAGCACGACGAGGAGATCTACTCCGACTTCGCGCACGAGCACCCCGACAGGGTCGCAGCGATCGCCATCCGGCAGCTGTCGACCGGTGAGGCGGTGCTCGCCGGTGGACGCTCGAAGGCGGCCGACCGCTCCGAGACGAGCGGCACGACCTGGGTGTACGCACCCGACGGCGCGGGCATCTCGGAGCAGCTGGCCGAGCTCGGCATCGTCTGA
- the coaD gene encoding pantetheine-phosphate adenylyltransferase, which translates to MVRIAVVPGSFDPVTLGHLDVIERAARLVDELHVVVVHNPAKTALLPITQRVALIEQSIEEAGLEGSFVVSSWSMGLLVDYCTDVGASVLVKGIRSQVDVAYETPMAIVNRNLAHVETVFLLPDPAHAHVSSSLVRQVSSLGGDISPYVPPAVAAFLTS; encoded by the coding sequence ATGGTCCGCATCGCCGTCGTCCCCGGTTCGTTCGACCCCGTCACGCTCGGGCATCTCGACGTCATCGAGCGCGCCGCGCGCCTCGTCGACGAGCTGCACGTCGTCGTCGTGCACAACCCGGCCAAGACCGCCCTCCTGCCGATCACGCAGCGCGTCGCGCTGATCGAGCAGTCGATCGAGGAGGCGGGCCTCGAGGGGTCGTTCGTCGTCTCGTCGTGGAGCATGGGGCTCCTCGTCGACTACTGCACGGACGTCGGGGCGAGCGTCCTCGTCAAGGGCATCCGCTCGCAGGTCGACGTCGCGTACGAGACGCCGATGGCGATCGTGAACCGCAACCTCGCCCACGTCGAGACGGTGTTCCTCCTGCCGGACCCCGCGCACGCGCACGTCTCGAGCTCGCTCGTCCGCCAGGTCTCGAGCCTCGGCGGCGACATCTCGCCGTACGTGCCGCCCGCGGTCGCCGCGTTCCTCACCTCCTGA